One Paenibacillus sp. FSL W8-0186 genomic window carries:
- a CDS encoding aminotransferase class I/II-fold pyridoxal phosphate-dependent enzyme — MTVESQQYSDKSMLSYLAPRVREIQPSGIRKFFDLASGNKDIITLGVGEPDFITPWHVREACVYSLERGYTSYTSNAGTPELREAIAEYLHNGFGLNYDPKDEILVTVGGSEAIDLALRALIEPGDEILVPAPCYISYSPISFIGGGVPVEIETYAKDNFKLKAEHLEAKISPKSKVLILNYPSNPTGGIMTYEDWLPIAKLVEKHDLIVISDEIYAELTYGSKHVSFASLPGMKDRTILVNGFSKAFAMTGWRMGYACGHPELIYAMLKIHQYTVMCAPVMGQVAALEALKNGLEEKDQMVESYNQRRRLIVQGLRDIGLSCHEPQGAFYAFPGIETTGLSSDEFAQRLLLEAKVAAVPGTAFGAGGEGYLRCSYATSVNQINEALDRMGKFVHKLKQG; from the coding sequence ATGACAGTAGAATCGCAACAATATTCGGACAAATCGATGTTATCTTATTTGGCCCCCCGGGTAAGAGAGATTCAGCCTTCCGGGATCCGGAAGTTCTTCGATCTTGCCAGCGGCAATAAAGATATCATCACTCTCGGCGTGGGCGAGCCTGACTTTATTACGCCATGGCATGTCCGGGAAGCCTGTGTCTATTCTTTGGAGAGGGGTTACACGAGCTATACCTCCAACGCCGGTACGCCCGAGCTGCGCGAGGCCATTGCGGAGTATTTGCACAATGGGTTCGGCCTGAACTATGATCCCAAGGATGAAATTCTGGTTACAGTAGGCGGGAGTGAAGCGATTGATTTGGCGCTCCGGGCGCTGATTGAGCCAGGGGATGAAATACTTGTTCCAGCTCCTTGCTACATCTCCTATTCCCCGATATCTTTTATCGGCGGAGGAGTCCCCGTGGAGATCGAAACTTACGCGAAGGATAACTTCAAACTAAAGGCGGAGCATCTAGAAGCGAAAATATCGCCGAAGTCCAAGGTGCTGATTTTGAACTATCCCAGCAATCCAACGGGCGGAATCATGACTTACGAAGACTGGCTTCCGATTGCCAAATTGGTGGAGAAGCATGATTTGATTGTCATTTCCGACGAGATTTATGCCGAGCTCACTTACGGCAGCAAGCATGTCAGCTTTGCCTCCCTTCCGGGAATGAAGGATCGCACGATTCTTGTCAACGGCTTCTCGAAAGCCTTTGCCATGACGGGCTGGAGAATGGGTTATGCCTGCGGCCATCCGGAACTGATTTATGCGATGTTAAAGATCCATCAGTATACGGTGATGTGTGCGCCCGTGATGGGACAGGTCGCTGCTTTAGAAGCGCTCAAGAATGGCTTGGAGGAGAAGGATCAGATGGTCGAATCCTATAATCAGCGAAGAAGGCTGATTGTCCAGGGACTTCGGGACATCGGATTATCCTGCCACGAGCCGCAAGGCGCGTTTTACGCTTTTCCCGGTATAGAAACTACCGGCCTTAGCTCAGATGAATTTGCCCAGCGACTGCTGCTCGAAGCTAAAGTGGCAGCTGTGCCCGGCACTGCTTTTGGGGCTGGCGGCGAAGGGTACCTGCGCTGCTCCTATGCGACTTCGGTCAATCAAATTAATGAAGCGCTGGACCGGATGGGGAAATTCGTTCATAAGCTGAAGCAGGGCTAG
- a CDS encoding aspartyl-phosphate phosphatase Spo0E family protein, with the protein MGEEGRTISPQALTLEDEIQLLRTRMEEIFLEEKSFTSDIVIEISSLLDLKINEFMKSQKAK; encoded by the coding sequence ATGGGCGAAGAAGGCCGGACGATATCACCACAAGCATTGACATTGGAAGATGAAATTCAACTGCTCCGTACTAGAATGGAAGAAATATTTTTAGAGGAGAAGTCTTTTACATCAGACATTGTCATCGAGATCAGCAGCCTGCTTGATTTAAAAATCAATGAATTTATGAAGAGTCAGAAAGCAAAATAA
- a CDS encoding cob(I)yrinic acid a,c-diamide adenosyltransferase, producing the protein MNLYTRTGDAGQTSIIGGRVDKDDARIEAYGTIDELNSFVGQAVSLMDTNSGIFADMKEELLQIQHELFDCGSDLAYARLNEDRYKVGAELAERLETWIDRLEQNNPPLEKFILPGGTSLAAILHVCRTVCRRAERRAVTLRHQHEVNPEVLTYLNRLSDYFFAAARTANARMHVQDIEYVRSAKVFGRKS; encoded by the coding sequence GTGAATTTGTACACAAGAACCGGGGATGCGGGACAGACCTCCATCATCGGCGGCAGAGTGGATAAAGACGATGCCCGAATCGAGGCTTACGGAACGATTGATGAGCTGAACAGCTTTGTCGGTCAGGCAGTGAGCTTGATGGATACCAACTCCGGAATATTCGCGGACATGAAGGAAGAACTGCTGCAAATCCAGCATGAGCTGTTCGATTGCGGCTCCGATCTGGCTTATGCCCGATTGAACGAGGACCGCTACAAGGTCGGAGCCGAGCTGGCTGAACGGCTGGAAACATGGATAGATCGCCTGGAACAGAATAACCCGCCGCTGGAAAAGTTCATTTTGCCCGGAGGGACTTCCCTGGCAGCTATACTGCATGTATGCCGGACGGTATGCCGCCGCGCCGAGCGCCGGGCCGTTACCTTGCGCCATCAGCATGAGGTCAATCCGGAGGTGCTGACGTATTTGAACCGTCTGTCGGATTACTTCTTTGCCGCGGCCCGGACGGCGAATGCCCGAATGCACGTACAGGATATAGAATATGTGCGCAGCGCAAAGGTGTTCGGTCGGAAATCATGA
- a CDS encoding RluA family pseudouridine synthase has product MTQYYDPIVYVVTEEEDGWQLKKLLQRRLGVSRKLMSRLKLTEKGITLNGERVYISVPVKSGDIAAISLEKETSEDILPQPIPFDCIYEDDALLIVNKSPGMIVHPTHGHYTETLANGVVHYWREKGEMFRFRPVHRLDQETSGVLAIAKNAYVHQHISEQMIAGQVDKKYVAFVHGTPDPAEGTIDGPIDRDPEQPHRRIVISSGYPALTYYSTAQMMGPASKVELRLGTGRTHQIRVHMTSIGHPLIGDKMYQRPGSPGSPHQADSDEANSGMLDGLIQRQALHASELAFRHPLTGEFMSFHAPFPPDMASLEQALIAMI; this is encoded by the coding sequence ATGACGCAATACTACGACCCTATTGTATACGTAGTAACGGAGGAAGAGGACGGCTGGCAGCTTAAGAAGCTCCTACAGCGCCGGCTGGGCGTATCCAGAAAGCTGATGTCCAGACTGAAGCTGACCGAGAAGGGGATTACACTGAACGGGGAAAGGGTGTATATCAGCGTTCCCGTAAAGAGCGGGGATATCGCTGCCATTTCTCTGGAGAAGGAGACATCCGAGGACATTTTGCCGCAGCCGATTCCTTTCGACTGCATTTATGAGGACGACGCACTGTTAATCGTCAATAAGTCGCCAGGAATGATCGTCCACCCAACCCACGGGCATTATACGGAGACTTTGGCGAATGGAGTGGTGCATTATTGGCGAGAGAAAGGCGAAATGTTCCGGTTCAGGCCCGTGCACCGTTTGGACCAAGAGACGAGCGGCGTGCTGGCCATCGCCAAAAATGCTTACGTACATCAGCATATTTCCGAACAGATGATCGCAGGACAGGTGGATAAAAAATATGTGGCGTTCGTGCATGGGACGCCAGATCCGGCAGAAGGAACAATTGACGGGCCGATTGACCGCGATCCCGAGCAGCCGCATCGCCGGATCGTCATTTCGTCCGGTTATCCGGCGCTGACCTATTATTCAACGGCACAGATGATGGGGCCGGCATCCAAGGTTGAGCTGCGGCTGGGCACGGGCCGGACGCATCAGATTCGAGTGCATATGACTTCGATTGGGCATCCGCTTATCGGAGATAAGATGTATCAAAGGCCGGGCAGTCCAGGTTCGCCGCATCAGGCCGATTCGGATGAGGCTAATTCCGGCATGCTGGATGGCCTTATCCAGCGTCAGGCTCTGCATGCCTCCGAGTTGGCCTTCCGTCATCCGCTGACCGGAGAATTTATGAGCTTTCATGCTCCGTTTCCTCCGGATATGGCAAGTCTGGAGCAGGCATTGATAGCTATGATTTAA
- a CDS encoding arsenate reductase family protein, protein MSKLIVYQYPKCSTCRSAVKWLEAQGHELELRDIKESPPDAKELSAWIDRSGFELKKFVNTSGEIYRQEGLKDKLPGMSREEQIALLSSRGMLIKRPLVSDGKQVTVGFKPEEYERVWGK, encoded by the coding sequence ATGAGTAAGCTGATTGTGTATCAATACCCGAAATGCAGCACCTGCCGCAGTGCGGTGAAGTGGCTGGAGGCGCAAGGCCATGAGCTGGAGCTTCGCGACATTAAGGAATCTCCGCCGGACGCGAAGGAATTGTCCGCTTGGATTGACCGAAGCGGTTTTGAACTGAAGAAATTCGTTAATACGTCTGGAGAGATATATAGACAGGAAGGATTGAAGGACAAGCTGCCAGGCATGTCCCGCGAGGAGCAGATCGCGCTGCTCTCATCCAGGGGAATGCTGATCAAACGTCCATTGGTCAGTGACGGCAAACAGGTCACGGTTGGCTTCAAGCCTGAAGAATATGAACGGGTCTGGGGCAAATAG
- a CDS encoding 5'-3' exonuclease H3TH domain-containing protein: MLLVDGMALMFRAYYASAATGYIRRTKAGLPTNAVYGFMRYFWDAVQKFNPTHIACCWDLGSKTFRTEQFAAYKGNRSEAPDELIPQFAVIQEVMDSLGIPNISAPGFEADDCIGTLAARFCEQMDVYILTGDHDMLQLVNETTSVIIMKKGHGNYSVYTPQSLMEEKQLAPAQIVDLKGLMGDTSDNYPGVRGIGEKTALKLVLEFGSVDGILSNLDKLSKSIRTKIEADLDMLHLSRQLAEIRCDVELVCDQEACRLELNHAQVAAKFEELEMASIINWMGVAATNE; the protein is encoded by the coding sequence ATGCTGCTGGTGGACGGGATGGCGCTTATGTTTCGCGCTTATTACGCCTCGGCAGCCACGGGCTATATACGCAGAACGAAAGCCGGACTGCCGACAAATGCGGTATACGGCTTCATGAGATATTTTTGGGACGCGGTGCAGAAATTCAACCCGACCCATATCGCCTGCTGCTGGGATTTAGGCAGTAAGACGTTCCGGACGGAGCAATTCGCCGCCTATAAAGGCAATCGCTCCGAGGCGCCTGACGAGCTGATCCCGCAATTTGCGGTGATTCAGGAAGTGATGGACAGTTTGGGAATACCTAATATTAGCGCTCCCGGATTTGAGGCGGATGACTGCATCGGAACACTAGCCGCCCGTTTTTGCGAGCAGATGGACGTCTATATCTTGACGGGCGATCATGATATGCTCCAATTGGTCAATGAGACGACAAGCGTAATCATTATGAAAAAGGGTCATGGCAATTATAGTGTATATACCCCGCAAAGCTTAATGGAGGAGAAGCAACTGGCTCCCGCCCAAATCGTCGATCTTAAAGGATTGATGGGGGATACGAGCGACAATTATCCGGGGGTTCGCGGCATTGGCGAGAAAACCGCGCTCAAGCTGGTGCTGGAATTCGGTTCGGTGGACGGCATCCTTAGCAATTTGGATAAGCTCTCCAAGTCGATTCGCACCAAGATCGAGGCTGACCTCGATATGCTGCATTTGTCCAGGCAGCTTGCGGAGATCCGCTGCGACGTTGAGCTTGTATGCGATCAGGAGGCTTGCCGCCTTGAGCTGAACCATGCTCAAGTTGCCGCTAAATTCGAAGAATTGGAAATGGCAAGCATCATCAATTGGATGGGAGTGGCCGCGACTAATGAATAA
- a CDS encoding phosphodiester glycosidase family protein: MNKRNWQRWTAACLAAFLLAGLITASGGSAAAAPSPGIKQETKKVKVGNKSFTVQTVRIPKGTPVTVGLAKRQVGSTEEFASIVKTYKAEAAINGAFFEAYGGPPDPYGTLIADGEVMHKGGNGTTIGFKKDGTAIMDELRISITGTVVSPEGKSKGWYATFMNRVPLAGSNVSIMFTPARGGKVGFSGGLAVTVVEGKVAKNEVNANADIPKNGYVLVFTGTEKNMAERFVIGSEVELSLSYKNPQGDPLPAWEDVVTAVGAGPRLVKDSKVALNAAAEGFNDAKILTSSAARSGIAIMPDGSIMLATVPAATMKQWADIMKTLGAKQAMNLDGGASSALYGGGKMLTTAGRHLSNTLVFNSKGFNP, translated from the coding sequence ATGAATAAGCGTAACTGGCAAAGATGGACCGCAGCCTGCCTTGCCGCTTTCCTGCTTGCAGGCTTAATCACAGCTAGCGGGGGGAGCGCAGCAGCGGCTCCGTCTCCAGGCATCAAGCAAGAAACGAAGAAAGTGAAGGTCGGCAACAAGAGCTTCACCGTACAAACCGTACGTATTCCAAAGGGCACGCCGGTCACGGTAGGGTTAGCCAAGAGGCAGGTGGGCAGCACGGAGGAATTTGCATCGATCGTCAAAACCTACAAGGCGGAAGCTGCGATTAACGGAGCTTTCTTTGAAGCTTACGGCGGGCCGCCAGATCCTTACGGTACACTGATCGCGGACGGTGAAGTGATGCACAAGGGCGGAAACGGCACGACGATCGGCTTTAAGAAGGACGGCACGGCAATCATGGACGAGCTGCGCATTTCCATTACCGGCACGGTCGTCTCTCCGGAAGGCAAGTCAAAGGGCTGGTATGCCACCTTCATGAACCGGGTGCCGCTTGCAGGAAGCAACGTCAGCATTATGTTTACGCCGGCCCGAGGCGGCAAGGTCGGATTCTCCGGCGGTCTAGCCGTTACGGTAGTCGAGGGCAAGGTCGCAAAAAATGAAGTCAATGCCAATGCCGACATTCCGAAGAACGGGTATGTGCTTGTCTTTACGGGAACAGAGAAGAACATGGCGGAGCGGTTTGTAATCGGAAGCGAGGTAGAACTGAGCCTCAGCTACAAAAACCCGCAAGGCGATCCGCTGCCCGCTTGGGAGGACGTCGTTACCGCTGTCGGTGCAGGGCCTCGCCTGGTGAAGGACAGCAAGGTTGCTTTGAATGCGGCTGCTGAGGGGTTCAACGATGCGAAAATATTGACCAGCTCGGCAGCCCGCAGCGGAATCGCCATCATGCCGGATGGTTCCATTATGCTGGCGACCGTCCCTGCAGCCACGATGAAGCAATGGGCGGATATTATGAAGACGCTTGGAGCGAAGCAAGCGATGAATTTGGATGGCGGAGCATCCTCCGCGCTTTATGGCGGGGGCAAGATGCTCACCACGGCCGGGCGGCATCTTAGCAATACCCTAGTCTTTAATTCAAAGGGTTTTAATCCGTAA
- a CDS encoding DUF3055 domain-containing protein: MTNPHKELDFLSDSTESTSTRFVTFIGASLKRFDLAITTTNRFYGKKLVTDLQNGKTAILGTDDLEEEGYLEHVYNLEEEKADELKSFLYQVVGDPYFTD, encoded by the coding sequence ATGACTAACCCGCACAAAGAGCTGGACTTCCTGTCCGACAGCACGGAAAGCACCTCCACCCGGTTCGTGACCTTCATTGGAGCATCCCTAAAGCGCTTCGATCTGGCGATAACTACGACCAACCGCTTCTACGGCAAGAAGCTCGTTACTGATTTGCAAAATGGCAAAACAGCGATTCTAGGCACGGATGACCTGGAAGAGGAAGGCTATCTGGAGCATGTCTACAACCTGGAAGAGGAAAAAGCCGATGAGCTGAAATCCTTCCTGTATCAGGTTGTGGGTGATCCTTATTTTACGGATTAA
- a CDS encoding HRDC domain-containing protein — protein sequence MRIIFLNSLEKREAGAVVGSAQVWMGEEESMWRMGWNEITADGEQEYIWYEGSSWSEMLHVYRHRLVIKLGEGFQPTVEGVWEDKDQLRGKAMTAQKLICYSEGHPNEPVYTELCNWRRKKASTERKAPYLIASNRLLRLISVFLPHTLEELLQLPGVGQNKAGEFGDELLEMTRRHPQPSPFPLDWVEEEVNQETLRSWLYKQKEAKFRVEMEKYGVRRKLLEGIAEGLSVEQIRERVAMGRREVIELLEELEKDGYSTEPLVNKELQEMPDVEQTAVMEAYEELGDAFLKPVLQRVYGQEAAEAEDREMLYERLRLIRIRFRRDRSTVRDAG from the coding sequence GTGAGAATTATATTTTTGAACAGTCTGGAGAAGCGGGAGGCCGGCGCCGTGGTCGGAAGCGCGCAGGTTTGGATGGGGGAGGAGGAGAGCATGTGGCGCATGGGCTGGAATGAAATTACGGCCGACGGCGAGCAGGAATACATCTGGTACGAAGGCTCGTCCTGGTCGGAGATGCTCCATGTCTACCGTCATCGCCTGGTTATCAAGCTGGGGGAAGGGTTCCAGCCGACGGTCGAAGGCGTTTGGGAGGATAAGGATCAGCTTCGCGGCAAGGCGATGACCGCCCAGAAGCTAATCTGTTACAGCGAAGGGCATCCGAATGAACCGGTCTATACCGAGCTGTGCAATTGGAGAAGGAAAAAAGCCTCCACAGAGCGCAAGGCGCCTTATTTGATCGCTAGCAATCGCCTGCTTAGGCTGATTAGCGTATTTCTTCCTCATACACTAGAGGAATTGCTGCAGCTGCCGGGGGTAGGCCAGAATAAAGCGGGGGAGTTTGGTGACGAGCTGCTGGAGATGACCCGGAGACACCCGCAGCCGAGTCCTTTCCCGCTGGATTGGGTTGAGGAAGAGGTTAATCAGGAAACGCTCCGCTCCTGGCTATATAAACAGAAAGAAGCGAAATTCCGGGTAGAAATGGAAAAATACGGCGTGCGCCGGAAGCTGCTTGAAGGCATTGCCGAGGGGTTGAGCGTGGAGCAGATTCGCGAGCGCGTGGCCATGGGCCGCCGGGAGGTGATTGAATTACTTGAGGAACTTGAGAAGGACGGATATAGTACTGAGCCGCTGGTGAACAAAGAATTGCAAGAAATGCCCGATGTGGAGCAGACGGCGGTCATGGAGGCTTATGAAGAGCTCGGAGACGCCTTCCTAAAGCCGGTGCTTCAGCGGGTCTATGGCCAGGAGGCAGCGGAGGCTGAGGATCGGGAAATGCTGTATGAACGCTTGCGCCTGATCCGGATTCGCTTCCGGAGGGACAGAAGCACCGTGCGGGATGCGGGCTAG
- the corA gene encoding magnesium/cobalt transporter CorA — MKIRHVKDGVFTTVDDVELTTTAPEEGFYWIDADGEDLQILQPLFSLHDLAVEDCLTEEEQRPKIETYDNHYFIVVNSIRFDDEEIFLRALNIFLGRHYIITVTNQKINELRAVKPILWEQEVSEPDRFLYLLIDLVVDNYFTVSDRIEVKIEKLEEDILMHTKRSHLSEIIGLRSEILWLKKMLGPQKEVINILNKKDLRLIDDQLQKYFRDIYENAVKISENFETFRELMGNLREAYQSSIANRANEIMRVFTAITTIFIPLTLITGIYGMNFDNMPELHWKYSYYVVIGIMIVLGAGMYYLFRKRDWI, encoded by the coding sequence TTGAAAATTCGTCATGTCAAAGACGGCGTATTTACAACGGTTGATGATGTGGAACTAACGACCACGGCACCGGAGGAAGGCTTTTACTGGATTGATGCGGACGGTGAGGATCTGCAAATATTGCAGCCGCTGTTCTCCTTGCATGACCTGGCCGTAGAAGACTGTTTAACGGAAGAGGAACAGCGTCCGAAAATCGAAACGTATGACAATCACTATTTCATTGTCGTGAACAGCATCCGCTTTGACGATGAAGAGATCTTCCTGCGGGCTCTGAATATTTTCCTGGGCCGGCATTATATCATTACGGTAACCAACCAAAAAATCAACGAGCTCCGCGCGGTCAAGCCGATACTTTGGGAGCAGGAGGTCAGCGAGCCTGACCGGTTCCTGTATCTGCTCATTGACCTTGTCGTGGACAACTATTTCACGGTCAGCGACCGGATCGAAGTCAAGATCGAGAAGCTTGAAGAAGATATCCTCATGCATACGAAGCGATCTCATCTAAGCGAGATTATCGGCCTGCGAAGCGAAATTTTGTGGCTGAAGAAGATGCTTGGGCCGCAGAAGGAAGTTATCAATATTTTAAACAAAAAGGATTTGCGTCTGATCGACGATCAGCTCCAGAAATATTTCAGAGATATATACGAGAACGCTGTAAAAATCTCCGAGAACTTTGAGACGTTCCGGGAGCTGATGGGCAACTTGCGAGAAGCCTACCAGTCTTCGATCGCCAACAGGGCGAACGAGATTATGCGCGTCTTTACCGCAATTACAACGATTTTCATTCCGCTGACGTTGATTACAGGTATTTACGGGATGAACTTCGATAACATGCCGGAACTGCACTGGAAATATTCTTATTACGTAGTGATCGGGATCATGATTGTTCTCGGCGCAGGAATGTACTATTTGTTCCGCAAGCGGGACTGGATTTGA